A genomic region of Stenotrophomonas sp. NA06056 contains the following coding sequences:
- a CDS encoding TonB-dependent receptor has translation MLNHKRSALSIALAVVLTPSLAAAQSTQSTETPATGTAATNLDTVQVTGIRRGIESAIATKQDATSVVEAISAEDIGKLPDVSIAESISRLPGLAAQRVAGRAQVISVRGLSPDFATTLLNGREVVSTGDNRGVEFDQYPSELVNGVTVYKTPDAALVGQGLSGTIDMQTARPLSFPDRVIAVSGRYQKSSLGRAADTDPYGNRFSASYIDQFLDKTLGIAIGYAHSDMPIQENQVGLYEPWTTEHTTNGNRPGVAAGTYFTDGIKALRRTGNNKRDGVMATIQFRPNNSWTSTFDAFHTEAEQIDTANQFELNLSNYNGNYTPGLLVSNPQVNANGTFTGGTASGVYPLVRGMYNKRKDKIDAFGWNNEFTFGSVKLVADLNYSKATRDELNLENNLQLTPMPQLDTVGVQFRQDGFSQISPGLNYSNPDALFLTNTIYGSGYGKVPQVEDRLKGGKLAATIALPEAMASWAPDLDIGVNYADRRKVKTQSEGNILLGAQGDANIASDLQYRPVNLGFAGLGTIPAWNVPGAVGRYMTFNPVDNLDYLIPKSWTVQEKITTAWARLNINTDIGVVGVRGNIGVQMQHTDQSSDSRYWDSSQAAGNNIQPYSDGRKYNDWLPSLNLAFMFPHEQTLRFAAAKQVARPRVDQMRAGLEFGVDTATGRPGGSGGNPLLDPWRATALDLSYEKYFGEKAYVAAAIFYKDLKSYVYTQSVDNYDFTGLLGNYVPPPGMVVPVLPTGTFSTPENGKGGTLKGLELTASFPLDMLTDSLRGFGVQASATFNKSDIQILDPESASSVGSDPISLPGLSKRVYNFTAYYERSGFEARVSQRRRSDFIGEIGNFNGNRTLRYVVGENVTDAQISYTFSDSSSLRGLTLLLQGSNLTNEPYRTYAGTKDRPLEYIEWGRTYMLGVNYKF, from the coding sequence ATGTTGAACCACAAGCGCAGTGCGCTGAGCATCGCGTTGGCCGTCGTACTGACGCCGTCGCTGGCAGCAGCACAGTCCACGCAGAGCACCGAAACCCCGGCAACCGGCACCGCAGCCACCAACCTGGATACCGTCCAGGTCACCGGCATCCGCCGCGGCATCGAAAGTGCCATCGCGACCAAGCAGGACGCCACCTCGGTGGTCGAAGCGATCTCCGCTGAAGACATCGGCAAGCTGCCTGATGTCAGCATCGCTGAATCGATCTCGCGCCTGCCCGGTCTTGCCGCACAGCGTGTGGCCGGCCGTGCGCAGGTGATCAGCGTGCGCGGCCTGTCACCGGATTTCGCCACCACCCTGCTCAACGGTCGTGAGGTGGTCAGCACCGGCGACAACCGTGGCGTCGAGTTCGACCAGTACCCGTCCGAGCTGGTGAACGGCGTGACCGTGTACAAGACCCCGGATGCGGCGCTGGTCGGCCAGGGCCTGTCGGGCACCATCGACATGCAGACCGCACGTCCGCTCAGCTTCCCCGACCGTGTCATCGCGGTCAGCGGCCGCTACCAGAAGAGCTCGTTGGGCCGCGCCGCGGACACCGATCCGTACGGCAACCGCTTCAGCGCCAGCTACATCGACCAGTTCCTGGACAAGACGCTCGGCATCGCCATCGGCTACGCGCACAGCGACATGCCGATCCAGGAAAACCAGGTCGGCCTGTACGAACCGTGGACCACCGAGCACACCACCAACGGCAACCGCCCCGGCGTTGCCGCTGGCACCTATTTCACCGACGGCATCAAGGCGTTGCGCCGCACCGGCAACAACAAGCGCGACGGTGTCATGGCCACGATCCAGTTCCGGCCGAACAACAGCTGGACCAGCACCTTCGACGCGTTCCATACCGAGGCGGAGCAGATCGACACCGCCAACCAGTTCGAGCTCAACCTCAGCAACTACAACGGCAACTACACCCCGGGCCTGCTGGTCAGCAATCCGCAGGTCAACGCCAATGGCACCTTCACCGGTGGCACCGCCAGTGGCGTGTACCCGCTGGTGCGCGGCATGTACAACAAGCGCAAGGACAAGATCGATGCGTTCGGCTGGAACAACGAGTTCACCTTCGGCAGCGTCAAGCTGGTTGCCGACCTGAACTATTCCAAGGCCACCCGTGACGAGCTGAACCTGGAAAACAACCTGCAGCTGACGCCGATGCCGCAGCTGGATACGGTGGGCGTGCAGTTCCGCCAGGATGGCTTCTCGCAGATCAGTCCGGGCCTGAACTACTCGAACCCGGACGCGCTGTTCCTGACCAACACCATCTACGGTTCCGGTTACGGCAAGGTGCCGCAGGTGGAAGACCGCCTGAAGGGCGGCAAGCTGGCCGCAACCATCGCCCTGCCCGAGGCAATGGCCTCGTGGGCACCGGACCTCGATATCGGCGTCAACTATGCCGACCGCCGCAAGGTGAAGACGCAGTCTGAGGGCAACATCCTGCTGGGCGCACAGGGCGATGCCAACATCGCATCGGATCTGCAGTACCGCCCGGTCAACCTCGGCTTCGCCGGTCTGGGCACCATCCCGGCCTGGAACGTGCCGGGCGCGGTCGGTCGCTACATGACCTTCAACCCGGTCGACAACCTGGACTACCTGATTCCCAAGTCGTGGACGGTGCAGGAAAAGATCACCACCGCCTGGGCGCGCCTGAACATCAACACCGACATCGGTGTGGTCGGCGTGCGCGGCAACATCGGCGTGCAGATGCAGCACACCGACCAGAGCTCGGACTCGCGCTACTGGGACAGCTCGCAGGCGGCCGGCAACAACATCCAGCCCTATTCCGATGGCCGCAAGTACAACGACTGGCTGCCAAGCTTGAACCTGGCCTTCATGTTCCCGCACGAGCAGACCCTGCGCTTTGCTGCCGCCAAGCAGGTTGCGCGCCCGCGTGTTGACCAGATGCGCGCCGGCCTGGAGTTCGGCGTGGATACCGCTACCGGCCGCCCGGGCGGCAGTGGCGGCAATCCGTTGCTGGATCCGTGGCGCGCCACCGCGCTCGACCTGTCCTACGAGAAGTACTTCGGCGAGAAGGCCTACGTGGCCGCCGCGATCTTCTACAAGGACCTGAAGAGCTACGTCTACACCCAGTCGGTGGACAATTACGACTTCACCGGGCTGCTGGGCAACTATGTGCCGCCGCCGGGCATGGTGGTGCCGGTGCTGCCCACCGGTACGTTCTCGACCCCTGAAAACGGCAAGGGCGGCACGCTGAAGGGCCTGGAGCTGACCGCGTCGTTCCCGCTGGACATGCTGACCGACAGCCTGCGTGGCTTCGGCGTGCAGGCCAGTGCGACCTTCAACAAGAGCGACATCCAGATCCTCGATCCGGAAAGCGCCTCCAGTGTGGGCAGCGATCCGATCAGCCTGCCCGGCCTGTCCAAGCGCGTGTACAACTTCACGGCCTATTACGAGCGCAGCGGCTTTGAGGCACGCGTCAGCCAGCGTCGTCGTTCGGACTTCATCGGTGAAATCGGCAACTTCAACGGCAACCGCACCCTGCGCTACGTGGTGGGCGAGAACGTGACCGATGCGCAGATCAGCTACACCTTCAGCGACAGCAGCAGCCTGCGCGGGCTGACCCTGCTGCTGCAGGGAAGCAACCTGACCAACGAGCCGTACCGCACCTACGCCGGCACCAAGGATCGCCCGCTGGAGTACATCGAGTGGGGCCGCACCTACATGCTGGGCGTGAACTACAAGTTCTAA
- a CDS encoding polyprenyl synthetase family protein, producing the protein MTITEDTRPALGLSQIQSLAAADMAAVDALIRRRLSSDVVLINQIADHIISAGGKRLRPMLVMLAGHAVGGAGPEHHQLAAIIEFIHTSTLLHDDVVDESSLRRGRSTANALWGNAPSVLVGDFLYSRSFQLMVELDRMSVMQILADTTNRIAEGEVLQLLHVHNPDTDEAAYLRVIERKTAVLFAAGTRLGALASGVDEATQQALYDYGMHLGYAFQIADDVLDYSANADELGKNLGDDLAEGKATLPLIHAMAHSDEATRQRLRAIVQNGDASAMPEVLAAIHATGGLEYSRRRAEEYAEAAERALDGLADNDAVAALRGLARYAVQRSH; encoded by the coding sequence ATGACCATCACTGAAGACACCCGTCCCGCCCTGGGCCTGTCCCAGATCCAGTCGCTTGCCGCAGCCGACATGGCTGCCGTCGATGCCCTGATCCGCCGCCGGCTGTCCTCGGATGTGGTGCTGATCAACCAGATCGCCGACCACATCATTTCCGCGGGTGGCAAACGCCTGCGGCCGATGCTGGTGATGCTGGCCGGCCATGCCGTCGGCGGCGCCGGCCCCGAGCACCACCAGCTGGCCGCGATCATCGAGTTCATCCACACCTCCACCCTGCTGCACGACGACGTGGTGGACGAATCCAGCCTGCGGCGCGGCCGCAGCACCGCCAATGCCCTGTGGGGCAACGCGCCCAGCGTGCTTGTGGGCGACTTCCTGTACTCGCGCAGCTTCCAGCTGATGGTCGAGCTGGACCGGATGTCGGTGATGCAGATCCTGGCTGACACCACCAACCGCATCGCCGAAGGCGAGGTGCTGCAGTTGCTGCACGTGCATAACCCGGACACCGACGAAGCCGCCTACCTGCGCGTGATCGAGCGCAAGACCGCGGTGCTGTTCGCCGCCGGTACCCGCCTGGGCGCGCTGGCCAGCGGCGTCGATGAAGCCACCCAGCAGGCCCTGTACGACTACGGCATGCACCTGGGCTACGCCTTCCAGATCGCCGATGACGTGCTGGATTACTCGGCCAACGCCGACGAGCTGGGCAAGAACCTCGGCGACGACCTGGCCGAGGGCAAGGCCACGCTTCCGCTGATCCACGCGATGGCGCATTCGGATGAGGCCACCCGCCAGCGCCTGCGCGCGATCGTGCAGAACGGCGACGCCTCGGCGATGCCTGAAGTACTGGCCGCGATCCACGCCACGGGTGGCCTGGAATACAGCCGCCGCCGCGCCGAGGAATATGCCGAAGCCGCCGAGCGCGCGCTCGACGGCCTGGCCGACAACGATGCCGTCGCCGCCCTGCGCGGCCTGGCCCGCTACGCGGTGCAACGCTCGCATTGA
- a CDS encoding glycoside hydrolase family 97 protein has protein sequence MPTSPTTVRAVFAHAFGLALLGLTALAHAAAPQIASVESPGKVLKVSLVLDGGTARYRVERLGQTVVADSKLGFELRDGRLDRDFSLLAQERRSVDDRWEQPWGERRLTRNHFNELTVHLAETTGSKRRLDLVFRVYDDGLGFRYVFPEQPNLREALIDDELTEFAIAPESTAWWIPAGEPIHYEYLYQRTPLREVPLVHTPMTLRSHDGLHVAIHEAALVDYAGMWLRRIEGQRLRAQLSPSAEGWKVRRALPFATPWRTLQIADRAGGLVESDLILNLNEPNALGDVSWVKPAKYLGVWWSMHLDEESWATGPKHAATTAKTRKVIDFAAAHGFRGVLVEGWNPGWDGNWVGNGYDFDFTRATPDFDIEALSAYGLKKGVHLIGHHETGCAIEHYEDQLGAALDLYARLGVDQFKTGYVCDDGQVDRRNPTGGPLWREWHDGQFMARHHLKVVQEAARRHLSVNPHEPIKDTGLRRTYPNWISREGARGMEYNAWGQPPNPPEHEVNLVFTRMLAGPMDYTPGILSLKGRHGQAIPSTLARQLALYVVLYSPIQMAADLPEHYLQHREAFRFIEDVAVDWEQSRVLDGEVGDYVTIVRRDRNSRDWFLGSITDENGRVLPVSLGFLEPGVRYRAEIYRDGDGADFRSDPFAFKRETHEVSSTDSLTLMLAPGGGQAIRFTPIR, from the coding sequence ATGCCGACGTCACCCACAACGGTACGCGCAGTGTTCGCGCATGCCTTCGGCCTGGCCCTGCTGGGGCTGACCGCACTGGCGCACGCCGCCGCACCGCAGATCGCCAGCGTCGAATCACCGGGCAAGGTACTGAAGGTCAGCCTGGTGCTGGACGGCGGTACCGCCCGCTACCGCGTCGAACGCCTCGGCCAGACCGTGGTGGCCGATTCAAAGCTGGGTTTTGAACTGCGTGATGGTCGCCTCGACCGCGACTTCAGCCTGCTCGCGCAGGAACGCCGCAGTGTCGACGACCGCTGGGAACAGCCGTGGGGCGAACGTCGCCTCACCCGCAACCACTTCAACGAACTGACCGTGCACCTGGCCGAAACCACCGGCAGCAAGCGCCGGCTGGACCTGGTGTTCCGCGTGTACGACGACGGCCTCGGCTTCCGCTACGTGTTTCCCGAGCAGCCAAACCTGCGCGAGGCGCTCATCGATGACGAACTGACCGAGTTCGCCATCGCGCCGGAGTCCACCGCCTGGTGGATACCCGCTGGCGAGCCGATCCACTACGAATACCTGTACCAGCGCACGCCGCTGCGCGAAGTGCCGCTGGTACACACACCGATGACCCTGCGCAGCCACGATGGCCTGCACGTGGCCATCCATGAAGCGGCGCTGGTCGACTACGCGGGCATGTGGCTGCGACGTATCGAGGGTCAGCGCCTGCGCGCGCAGCTTTCGCCTTCGGCCGAAGGCTGGAAGGTACGCCGCGCCCTGCCCTTCGCCACGCCATGGCGCACCCTGCAGATTGCCGACCGCGCTGGCGGGCTGGTCGAGTCCGACCTGATCCTCAACCTCAACGAGCCCAATGCGCTGGGCGATGTGAGCTGGGTGAAACCGGCCAAGTACCTGGGTGTGTGGTGGTCAATGCACCTGGATGAGGAAAGCTGGGCGACCGGACCGAAGCATGCCGCGACCACAGCGAAGACGCGGAAGGTCATCGACTTCGCCGCCGCGCACGGCTTCCGTGGCGTGCTGGTGGAAGGCTGGAATCCGGGCTGGGATGGCAACTGGGTCGGCAACGGCTACGACTTCGATTTCACCCGCGCCACGCCGGATTTCGACATCGAAGCCCTTTCGGCGTACGGGTTGAAGAAGGGCGTGCACCTGATCGGCCACCATGAAACCGGCTGCGCGATCGAGCACTACGAAGATCAGCTGGGGGCCGCGCTGGACCTGTATGCGCGGCTGGGCGTGGACCAGTTCAAGACCGGCTACGTCTGCGACGACGGCCAGGTTGATCGCCGCAATCCGACCGGTGGCCCGCTGTGGCGCGAGTGGCACGACGGGCAGTTCATGGCTCGCCATCACCTGAAGGTGGTGCAGGAAGCCGCGCGCCGGCACCTGTCGGTGAACCCGCACGAACCGATCAAGGACACCGGCCTGCGCCGCACCTATCCGAACTGGATCTCGCGCGAAGGCGCACGTGGCATGGAGTACAACGCCTGGGGCCAGCCACCGAACCCACCCGAGCATGAGGTCAACCTGGTGTTCACCCGCATGCTGGCCGGGCCGATGGATTACACCCCCGGCATCCTCAGCCTGAAGGGCCGCCACGGCCAGGCCATTCCCAGCACGCTGGCCCGCCAATTGGCCCTGTACGTGGTGCTGTACAGCCCGATCCAGATGGCCGCCGACCTGCCCGAGCACTACCTGCAGCACCGCGAGGCGTTCCGCTTCATCGAGGACGTCGCGGTGGACTGGGAACAGAGCCGCGTGCTCGATGGCGAGGTCGGCGACTACGTGACGATCGTGCGCCGCGACCGCAACAGCCGCGACTGGTTCCTCGGCAGCATCACCGATGAGAATGGCCGCGTGCTGCCGGTGTCGCTGGGCTTCCTGGAACCGGGCGTGCGCTACCGCGCCGAGATCTACCGCGATGGCGATGGAGCGGATTTCCGCAGTGATCCGTTCGCCTTCAAGCGCGAGACCCACGAGGTCAGCAGCACCGATTCACTCACCCTGATGCTGGCCCCGGGCGGTGGGCAAGCGATCCGTTTCACACCGATCCGCTGA
- a CDS encoding Six-hairpin glycosidase-like protein, which produces MLKIICLTAALGAALGTTAHAADLTFDGRQARAESAAKGSFVLHAPKGEVRIAAAPMRSQTGSVMFDALFALAQQEMDQDRVDAIRDPAFDEGRPVPCECFQTGARWPYVWTRDVSFAADLALAKLDPKRTRQSLQFKLSAARDGHTPGLFVAQDTGSGGSWPISSDRVVWFLAARHLLDDPVFAEQVWQALQGTLAQDRAMVFDAQMGLYRGETSFLDWREQTYPDWTREDVRFIGDSYALSTNVLHYRALRLAQQMAAQLGDERSEQYKAWADALAVQIDARFWREDMGQYMSYIGEAAHPVPYAKIDLLGLSLGILADVLPAERARRALAAYPMGAAGSPVVWPQEAQQPIYHNRAIWPFVSAYSLRAARKVDDAPRIAAEIRSLMQGAALAGSNMENYELITQAVHVDEGALSGPVVNSERQLWSVAGYLSMVTEGVFGVQDDGRVQPKLPAELVPELFGKQKRISLESGGKRYVLERPKQVGAGLLVAGKTRTRGATTTVQLVAAPVAASRDVPRADANARAPATPLAPQAKRTGKGWTVAVAAGQVLWQDGVAATASKGQVRIGDDGLQHCLSLTRREGVLESLHSPMVCLGPQQVLRGSRQWQFNAAKAGHVRLRLQYSNPNGPINTGVTAAVKQLAVQCKGQAPQRHTVALPHSVAAQDSTAATFAVPRGRCTVTLEEGFNMSALQHFAHYTGGKGGRDGVLNQAQVQALKVAPVAAAEDAR; this is translated from the coding sequence ATGCTGAAGATCATTTGCCTGACCGCTGCCCTGGGGGCAGCGCTGGGGACGACCGCGCACGCGGCCGACCTGACATTCGACGGCCGCCAGGCGCGCGCCGAATCCGCTGCCAAGGGCAGCTTCGTCCTGCATGCGCCCAAGGGCGAGGTGCGCATCGCCGCCGCGCCCATGCGTAGCCAGACCGGCAGCGTGATGTTCGACGCGCTGTTCGCACTTGCCCAGCAGGAAATGGACCAGGATCGCGTGGATGCCATCCGCGATCCGGCCTTCGACGAAGGCCGCCCAGTACCGTGTGAGTGCTTCCAGACCGGCGCGCGCTGGCCGTATGTGTGGACGCGCGACGTAAGCTTCGCTGCCGACCTGGCGCTGGCGAAGCTGGACCCGAAGCGCACCCGGCAGTCACTGCAGTTCAAGTTGTCGGCGGCGCGCGACGGGCATACGCCCGGCCTGTTCGTGGCCCAGGACACCGGCTCCGGCGGCAGCTGGCCGATCAGCAGTGACCGCGTGGTGTGGTTCCTCGCCGCTCGCCACCTGCTGGATGACCCTGTGTTTGCCGAGCAGGTCTGGCAGGCGCTGCAGGGCACCCTGGCGCAGGACCGGGCGATGGTATTCGACGCGCAGATGGGCCTGTATCGCGGCGAGACCTCGTTCCTCGACTGGCGCGAGCAGACCTATCCGGACTGGACGCGCGAGGACGTGCGCTTCATCGGTGACTCCTATGCACTGTCCACCAACGTGCTGCACTACCGGGCCCTGCGCCTGGCGCAGCAGATGGCCGCGCAGCTGGGCGACGAACGTAGCGAGCAGTACAAGGCCTGGGCCGACGCACTAGCGGTGCAGATCGACGCACGGTTCTGGCGCGAAGACATGGGCCAGTACATGAGTTACATCGGCGAAGCGGCGCACCCGGTGCCGTACGCCAAGATCGATCTGCTCGGCCTGTCACTGGGCATTCTCGCCGACGTGCTGCCTGCTGAGCGTGCGCGCCGGGCGCTGGCGGCCTATCCGATGGGCGCCGCTGGCAGCCCGGTGGTATGGCCGCAGGAGGCGCAGCAGCCGATCTACCACAACCGCGCGATCTGGCCGTTCGTCAGCGCGTACTCGCTGCGCGCGGCGCGCAAGGTGGACGACGCCCCGCGCATCGCCGCCGAAATCCGCTCGCTGATGCAGGGGGCGGCGTTGGCCGGCTCCAACATGGAGAACTACGAGCTGATCACCCAGGCCGTGCACGTGGACGAAGGCGCCTTGAGCGGCCCGGTGGTCAATTCCGAGCGCCAGTTGTGGTCGGTGGCCGGCTATCTGTCGATGGTGACCGAGGGTGTGTTCGGCGTGCAGGACGACGGTCGCGTGCAGCCCAAGCTGCCGGCCGAGCTGGTGCCGGAACTGTTCGGAAAGCAGAAGCGGATCAGTCTGGAGTCGGGCGGCAAGCGCTATGTGCTGGAGCGCCCGAAGCAGGTGGGCGCTGGCTTGCTGGTCGCGGGCAAGACGCGCACGCGCGGTGCCACGACGACCGTGCAGTTGGTCGCCGCGCCCGTAGCGGCGAGCCGTGATGTGCCGCGCGCCGATGCCAATGCACGTGCACCGGCCACGCCGCTGGCGCCGCAGGCAAAGCGCACTGGCAAGGGCTGGACCGTCGCGGTCGCCGCCGGACAGGTGCTGTGGCAGGACGGTGTTGCGGCCACGGCCAGCAAGGGTCAGGTGCGCATCGGCGATGATGGCCTGCAGCACTGCCTGAGCCTGACCCGTCGCGAAGGTGTACTGGAGTCACTGCACAGCCCGATGGTCTGCCTTGGCCCGCAGCAGGTGCTGCGGGGCAGCCGGCAGTGGCAGTTCAACGCCGCCAAGGCGGGCCACGTGCGCCTGCGCCTGCAGTACAGCAACCCGAACGGCCCGATCAACACCGGTGTGACTGCGGCGGTGAAACAGCTGGCCGTACAGTGCAAGGGCCAGGCGCCGCAGCGGCACACGGTGGCGCTGCCGCACAGCGTGGCAGCGCAGGACTCGACCGCCGCAACCTTCGCGGTACCCAGGGGCCGCTGCACGGTCACCCTGGAAGAGGGCTTCAACATGAGCGCGCTGCAGCACTTCGCGCACTACACCGGCGGCAAGGGCGGGCGCGACGGTGTGCTCAATCAGGCCCAGGTGCAGGCGTTGAAGGTCGCGCCGGTGGCGGCAGCAGAGGACGCACGATGA
- a CDS encoding alpha-glucosidase family protein has translation MSHYPWWRGAVIYQIYPRSFLDANGDGVGDLPGIIQRLDHIAALGVDAIWISPFFRSPMADFGYDIADYRDVDPLFGSLDDFDRLLAKAHGLGLKVMIDQVLSHTSIEHAWFRESRQDRSNPKADWYVWVDPREDGTPPNNWLSLFGGGAWQWEPRREQYYLHNFLVDQPDLNFHHPEVQQATLDNVRFWLDRGVDGFRLDAINFCFHDAQLRDNPPKPADKRVGRGFSADNPYAYQYHYYNNTQPENLPFLEQLRALLDEYPGAVSLGEISSEDSLATTAEYTQDGRLHMGYSFELLVNDYSAAYIRDTVSRLEAAMTQGWPCWAVSNHDVERAVSRWGGHPADPRLARMLVALLCSLRGSVCLYQGEELGLAEAEVPFEALQDPYGITFWPNFKGRDGCRTPLPWIDAPLAGFTTGQPWLPIPAEHQAAAVAVQAQDPDSVLSAFRGFLAWRRTQPVLLHGDIRFLDSTEPVLLFERMLADETLLLAFNLSAEAVTHPLPAGTWQQVAVPGPDAGTVQGNELQLPPRAVYCARRS, from the coding sequence ATGTCGCACTATCCATGGTGGCGCGGAGCCGTCATCTACCAGATCTACCCGCGCAGTTTCCTCGACGCCAACGGCGACGGGGTAGGCGACCTGCCGGGCATCATCCAGCGCCTGGACCATATCGCCGCGCTGGGCGTGGATGCGATCTGGATCTCGCCGTTCTTCCGGTCGCCGATGGCCGACTTCGGCTATGACATCGCCGATTACCGCGATGTCGATCCGCTGTTCGGCAGCCTGGACGACTTCGACCGGCTGCTGGCCAAGGCCCACGGCCTGGGCCTGAAGGTGATGATCGACCAGGTGCTCAGCCATACCTCGATCGAGCATGCCTGGTTCCGCGAGAGCCGGCAGGACCGCAGCAACCCGAAGGCGGACTGGTATGTGTGGGTGGACCCGCGCGAGGACGGCACCCCGCCCAACAACTGGCTGTCGCTGTTCGGCGGCGGTGCCTGGCAGTGGGAACCGCGCCGCGAGCAGTACTACCTGCACAACTTCCTGGTCGACCAGCCGGACCTGAATTTCCACCACCCTGAGGTGCAGCAGGCGACCCTGGACAACGTCCGCTTCTGGCTGGACCGGGGCGTGGATGGCTTCCGCCTGGATGCGATCAACTTCTGCTTCCATGACGCGCAGCTGCGCGACAACCCGCCCAAGCCGGCCGACAAGCGGGTGGGTCGCGGCTTCAGCGCGGACAACCCGTACGCCTACCAGTACCACTACTACAACAACACGCAGCCGGAAAACCTGCCGTTCCTGGAGCAGTTGCGCGCGCTGCTGGACGAGTACCCGGGGGCGGTGAGCCTGGGCGAGATCTCCTCGGAGGATTCGCTGGCGACCACCGCCGAATACACCCAGGACGGCCGCCTGCACATGGGCTACAGCTTCGAGCTGCTGGTCAACGACTACAGCGCGGCCTACATCCGCGACACCGTTTCACGCCTGGAAGCGGCGATGACCCAGGGCTGGCCGTGCTGGGCCGTGTCCAACCACGATGTGGAGCGGGCGGTCAGCCGCTGGGGCGGGCATCCGGCTGACCCGCGCCTGGCGCGGATGCTGGTCGCGCTGCTGTGCTCACTGCGCGGTTCGGTCTGCCTGTACCAGGGCGAGGAGCTGGGACTGGCCGAGGCCGAGGTGCCGTTCGAGGCGCTGCAGGACCCGTATGGCATCACCTTCTGGCCGAACTTCAAGGGCCGCGACGGCTGCCGCACGCCGCTGCCGTGGATCGACGCGCCGCTGGCCGGCTTCACCACCGGCCAGCCGTGGCTGCCGATCCCGGCCGAGCACCAGGCTGCGGCCGTGGCGGTGCAGGCGCAGGACCCTGATTCGGTGCTGTCGGCCTTCCGTGGCTTCCTGGCCTGGCGCCGTACCCAGCCGGTCCTGCTGCACGGTGACATTCGATTCCTGGACAGTACCGAGCCAGTGCTGCTGTTCGAGCGTATGCTTGCAGATGAAACTCTCCTGCTGGCCTTCAACCTGTCTGCCGAGGCGGTGACCCATCCGCTGCCGGCGGGCACCTGGCAGCAGGTGGCCGTGCCGGGCCCGGATGCGGGGACGGTGCAAGGCAATGAACTCCAGCTGCCACCGCGCGCGGTGTATTGCGCACGACGCAGCTGA